The Gossypium hirsutum isolate 1008001.06 chromosome A13, Gossypium_hirsutum_v2.1, whole genome shotgun sequence nucleotide sequence TCATTCAATACACACACTAAAAAGGAGCTATTCATTCAAAAGCAGAAgataagtgataagtgataacTTCTCAGAACGGCGCTTTCAAACAAACCCTAGATTGTCAACCAAGCACAAAGGTTCAACTTCCTTCTTAATGGCTACCTTCATCTCTAAAAATTTCCATTTCAATTCAGAAACAAATCAATCATAAATACTCTACAAAGCAATTGAAATTGAAAACGTAAGCCTATCGCGTTAATCTAATATCAGTTCACTTTCagagaatggaaaagaaaaaggtaaactGAGATAGGTAATTAATCGGCTTACTTCCGGCACTTTCATCAGCCATACAAAGAACGGTGAGTCCATCGGTGCGTTTAACGTGGAAGATGTATCGATCTTGTGAATACGAAACGTTAATGTCGTTGTCACCCGGAATCTTGTCTAGAATTTGCCTGGCGATCGCGCTGGCGTTAGTCGACGCCGCCGTGAACTCCGCCAGCATCACCGATCCACGCGCGACCAGCGCGTACAATATCGCCATCTAAAGTCGAAACTCTCCCTATATCACTTTGACAGATGTATCTAAAAGACAGAAGCTTTTCGCTTCCTATCTAAGAATTTCCATTCACTTCttcaactttctttttctttctttaataaaACGTTTTCCGCTAACGTCTCAAGTTGCCTGACCTGGTGGTTAAATGTTTACATTTTTATCCCAACCAGCCAAGGTTCGATTTCCCTCCTAACCAAacaatttttggtttttatttttttcatgttgctaatgcttttcattttatttaaattttaattttttaattaataatttctttatttatacaaataaaacaatattattatgttaaatatattatttattttaatatctcatttatttatataaataaaataataaatatgtaattatacaATGAAAATATaagcaaaatttttaaaactaaaacgGTGGTTGAACTAGTCAAACGACTTGTTCGTATGGTTCGATTAAatgaatcattaaaaatataaaaataaaaaaatcgattcaatctatttttttattcttgttCTAACCGCCCATACCAATTAGTGAGTCAACTGGTCTAATGCCTCTCTTTGAATTGATACTCTTATCGGTTTAATCGGTTCAAACAACTATGGCTCTAAACCTTTACATTTCGTACATTTGGGATTTAGTCCTccaacttttattttcaaaaatctaatctcTCAACTTTATGGATTTAAAAATCCGCCTTCAAATTATATAAAACCacgtaatattttaattgaaaaggtaatgatattaactatttgaactaattgataatattataaaaatatagagaccaaattatgttagaaattaaagtataaagattaaatctcaaatttaaacatattagaatgaccaaaattaaaatttaatattttacataaaatgaaaaaaaaaagagttggtTGGTGGGTGGATGTCACATGTCTTGAATACCTTCATTTAATATATAGGTATTAGCATGATTCTCATGTTTCGTGTTGTACTGATTATATTTGTGTTAATttatagagtaaaaatttaaaggttaaaatatattctatttttatttttatttttatttttaaagatgtAGACTCTTTACCTTTTGGATTCAAAAATttaggtccaattgttaacactattaaaattcttctattaaattcattggtatgacattttgaaatagttgattatttgtttgtatCAAATTATGgagtaaaaatttgaaaattaaaatatgatttaggTCCCTATACACttcatacatttgaaatttagtattcttattttatttttcaggaaTTTGGTTCAtctacttttcaaaaataaaaattcaagttcAGTTGTTACCATAGTTAAAATTTTTCAGTTAGATTTAATGGCGTGacattttagaataaaaaaaaatcatttagtagtgatgtaataaaaaaatatgtttgttATACTCTATGTATTTAACCTTGCAAACCTTATAGTGTGTACCTCGCAGATCTCACGGTGCACTCATAAAGGAGCTTGACACCTGTCTCCCAATGGAACCGACGACACCGCAGACCCAAAGTTAATTCCTGAAACCTAGGACTAGATTGTGAACTTTAGCTTGGCGAATTTCAAAACAAGGCGTCTCCACTAAGGCTATGTAAGGGCTACATAAAGGGCTAGAATAATTGATTGCTAGTCATCTTAAGACGTCTCATCTTAGGATGTTACATCACCGTCACTGTCAAGAGTATCAAATCAGACTTCCACGTTAGTGACCTTAGGACATGTATCCAAACTTGTCCCCTACTATAAAAGGGCCATGAAAACAACTCACACTCATTCACGTAGATACTCCTTCCTAATTTCCCTAACTCTctcaaaaccaaaataattaatcCTTCCCCAGTCTTCATCCCACACTCCTCTATTCAACCACCATCTTCCTCCCTTGTTCACTATAACTGGTTAACAATGTTAAAAATGTTTatgtaaatttgtttttttaaaaacacgCATTCGAACCCATCATGttagaattaatttttagttagAATAGTGTTCTTCAAAAAATGGCTACATTATTGtaattgaaatagttaacaatattaactatttagactcattaatgatattataaaagtagaaagatcaaattatgtcaaaaattaaagtatataggtttaagccaaattttagcataatataggggccaaaattgaaatttgaccactgtgttataatgtaaaaaaaagtaAGGCAAACCTAAAATATATGTTTGTATCTAAGATCCTTAAAagtattcaaaatatatataattacgtaatattttaataaacaatttaactaTATTAACTATTTGAATTAACAAATAACATTATGAAAATATACGACCCaattgtattaaaaattaaattataataatttaattgcaaatttaagtataataaaaAGACAAATGGAAATTAAACtacttttgtaaagtgaaaaaaaaaaggcatAGGTGGGAGCCCACgtgtcaaaatatatatataaatagataatcatagaattttgcaaattaaataatttgttaatttttattgttgtttgGTGATAAAATTTAACATGAATAATAGAAGTTGAATCTTAGTATGCTTTAATATTTAGAGTTTATTGGattgatgatatgtttatttgtagttaatgtaaaaataaagatgaaattaaatattataataatattattatgtgaaaatatatatatacataccgtATGTGAGGTAAACCTTTGTCCAAAGGATCTTAATCTCTAGCTAGTGTGAGACCATGTTTAAAACCCACAATTTGGCTTCAACACTTTTTGCCCTTGGAATATGTCAGAAAGGTTCGATAAGCCATTTGCTTTCATGGTTATGGATGAGAGCACCCGCACCCGCACTCCTTGCGTTACCAAGGAAGGATCCATCCGTGTTGAGTTTGTATGTACCTCTAGgaggcggtttccaatcaaccgGGATGAACGAAGGGTGGGTTTATGCTTGATAGTCGTGTTTAAAGCGAAGTATTCCCTAGCTTCTTCAATGGTCCGTCTAGTAAGTCCATCCATTTGTTGATTGTTCCCAAAGATTTAGGCATTACGCTAAAGCCAAATTTCCCAAGTAGAAATTCAAGTGAAAATGGTGGACTATGGGAGTTTGAAACTAGGGAACCAGGTTCTTGAACTTAGATTAGCAAATAGCCACATCTCCCTGGTCTCGAACGAATACTCGACTAAATTTACGAATATTCAAGGCTACATATAAATTTTGGCAAATCAGAAGTGATACTTAGCCACAATTGTCACCCAAAATTCAAGAGAATGTTCCCGCAAGCACAAACCACAACAAAAGGAAGCAAATACCTAGGATTTGATATTAGTATTCAAAACAATAAAAGCAAATTCTTCCAACCCCTCCTGAATAAGATGGAATCAAGACTATCGTAATGGAAGGCGAAGCTATTGGGCCAGAAAGGAAAAGTTACCCTTATCAAGTTGGCTCTTTCGACCCTACCAATTATCATTTATCTTGCTTCCAGACCTCGATAAGTGTATGGGGGAGAGGACAAATGAATGAGGAAAATTCAATTGGGATCACATGTGCAATGAAAACACACAAGGTGGGTTAGGGATCAAGAGAATGGATGTCATAAATAGAGCGCTACTTGCAAGACAAGCAAAGCAAGGAGTTGGTTGATCGAAGAAACCTTAGTTAAGAAATATTGTAATAGAGATGGCTTCCTCCAGTGGCAAGCCAAACTAGGGAGAAACATCCTCGACGGCAATGAGTTAGTACAACAAGGCCTAATACggaaaagaaagaatagaacaaTAGATGGAGTGAGGTGATAtctttcttttaaaggaaccaaTATTCCAACGGAAATTCTGCTCTAGTGGAGAGTTTTTTTGTGAAACTGGCCTATCTTGAAGAATTTAACAATAGGCATGAGAGAAGTCAAACCCACAACATTATGCAGATACTAAGAGAATTTTGGAATTCGCTGTGGACTACCAAATTACCATTCAAAATAACCATTCTCCCCTGGAAAATTCTCAATAATACAGGCAGAAATCCACAAAAGGATTGAAACAATGGACCCAAAATACCCCTTATGCCATTTAGAAAGAGAGGATGCAGACCACTTATTCCACAACTTCACTTTTGTGAGGGCAGTTTGGTTTGGATCACCCTTAAGATTGCGCACATTTTATCTAAATAAAGGCCTAACCTAAGAATGGATAAGCATAAACATAGACAACATACAGAAGGGTATGGAAGAAGGAGCCATGATGTTCACACCACTATGGCCACTACCCCATGGAACATTTGGGTCCATAGGAATAAAGTTGTATTTGAAGGAGAATCCTCTAATCCAAGTGCAATTATTATCCTAGCCACCAAGGCAACGCATGACACCTTTAGGGCATTCTTGAGGAGGAACCCCCAGAGGAGAAGAAGAGGAGAGCAACAGGAGTTAGATCACCTTCAAGTCACAAGGTTTTCATCAGATGGTGTAGAAGGAACTCTTTGGTAAGTATTCTTATCCTTATAATGACACATAactttaaaacaaagaaaattctGCGAGAAAGATTTAATCAAAGTCATGGTGTCATTCGGAAGTTACTGGTAATCTGATGCACTCTAACATCTGTTAGCCAACACAGCTTAACCTTGACCCTCATTAGGACGAAAGATAAATTAGTGAGCCAAGTCCTTGGAGGTAAGTTGAACAAGGTGAACTGGGAAACCAAGCCAATATTAGATGACCTCTTAGTTCTCAAAAAGCTTTTCCATTATATTGGTGTCTATAATGAAAACCATGATGCACTTAAATGGACTTCCAAGGAAGCATTGAGAAGCCGTGGAAGCCCATGATTTTGTCACGTTTTTGCCTTtatataaaaccaaaaaaaaactgTTGTAATTAAGGGATTAAAGGAGACTAGAACCTTGCAATTTTTACCTATTTTGCATAACTAGATAGTAGTCATTAAGCAAAGTTCTAACAAAGCAATGATGAAGGAATTAATAATTTAGGCAAACAAACAATAGTTGACAAAGTGGGATATACAAACAATTTACTAACATATAAATGAACATATGCAAAAAtaatggtggaaagatatatatAAAAGTTGAAACAACTAGATTATATtataagtttaaatttatttaaatatatagattttaaaagttaattttcaacaataatattaGGATTATCTGAACTTGTTGGTACCAATAATCAACAAGAAAAAGAGATAAATGGTGGTGATGAAACGGTTCACCTAGTGTGGGTAGAAAGCTATTAATAGTAAGAGAGAGAAGGCTTTTCGGGATACCTCTTTATGAGGTGAATGGGTTTTTATTTGAGAATATCTCATAAGTAAGTGAGTTATCTCATTGTTCCATGATAAAAAGGCCAACGTGACTTTATAAAGTTACGATGTGATGTTGTAAAGTAATCTTGTAATAGGAGATGGTTATTTTATTGTCATCAAAGAATCTTGAAAAGTGAGACTAGGTGGTAAAAATAGAGGTATACTACCACTTAGTAAAGATACCTCGTGACCAAAGTATGCGGGGAGGTGGTACAACAAAACTAATACTCAATCAGCTGAAAGAAGTGGGGTTAACATACATTAATTATGCATGGTGTGGCGTGGAAGGATTGATATGGCAAGCATGACCACACCACCATTTCCATATATATCATGGTCCGGCAGTGAGATTTCATAGCATGTGAGCTGAGCTGCAATACCAGAACTCTTATTGCCATCaataattgtacaaaaattatgaaCCAATACAAGACAGATAACAGCACAAGTAGACAAAAATCCTTCATGTTTATTGTCACCACACTCAAGGAGCTGGAACTCATGCAATGCATTCCGTGAGAAAAAACACATCACATTTTGCTTTTTGCTTACAATCACcagtttgtctaaattaataacCATCACAATTCACAACAATACAAGCTGGCTTAATTACATCTGTGATCATTCTTGGCTGCTTCACCCACTTGGAAAAGCATGCATGTAgcaatgaacatatatatatagagagagagagagagagagaaaattaCAGTAGCGGGGCCATGGATGGTTAACTTTACAACAGCATACTTTTCATTTTGAGTGAGGTACGGTGAATCTTCTTGAACTCAAATAGGAAATGTTGCTTaataaagaaagaagaaagaaaaaggataCTTAACAAGTTTCCTCCCTAGATGCTTACAAAAGTCCAACCACTGCATTATCATCCATACGCATGCATTTTTCACTCTCTTCCACTCAATCAAATCCCAGCTTAGCAACCTcacaaattttttctttaaaaaacccATCTTTCTGGTTCTAAACTCACCCCCATCCATCTCTTTTGCATATACCTTCAGTCACTAAGCAATAGCAGCCACTACTGCAAATGGCTTCCAACAAAACCTGTGCTGTCCTTAcagttttctctcttcttcttttcaacTTATCATTCACCAATGCTTGCCATTCATGCAAGCCACCAAAGCCCATTCCACCACCTGCTGCATGCCCTCCACCACCAGCAAAGCCTGCTTCTTGCCCTAAGGACACATTGAAGCTAGGTGTTTGTGCTGACCTACTTGGACTGGTAAACATAGTGGTGGGAACACCTCCTTCGAGCAAATGCTGTGCTTTGCTCCAAGGCTTGGCTGATTTAGAAGCTGCCCTTTGCCTTTGCACCGCCATTAAAGCCAATGTGCTTGGGGCCAACCTCAACATCCCTATTACCCTTAGCTTACTCCTTAGTGCATGTCAGAAGGAAATCCCTCCAGGCTTcaaatgttgattttttttaagaagcACAATCAGTTGTTGATGTTGCCTAATGGCTGAGTTTGCTctactttaaatttatattatggtGCTGCAAATTAATGTGTCCTTGCTTTTAATTAGTGTATTTTGATGTTGGAATAGGACTATTTATCTATGATGTTTGTATTGCAAAGAGCTTGGCATTGTGTGATATACTTGTTCAAATAAGTAGGCATGTGGGTTAACATTTAACTCCGCCTAATGTAATGTTATTTT carries:
- the LOC107893450 gene encoding 14 kDa proline-rich protein DC2.15; translated protein: MASNKTCAVLTVFSLLLFNLSFTNACHSCKPPKPIPPPAACPPPPAKPASCPKDTLKLGVCADLLGLVNIVVGTPPSSKCCALLQGLADLEAALCLCTAIKANVLGANLNIPITLSLLLSACQKEIPPGFKC